From the genome of Carassius auratus strain Wakin chromosome 24, ASM336829v1, whole genome shotgun sequence:
ccacgagagggagCTCTatatcttcagtgtagactacaggagcagtgagcagcatagagcgccctctagcggctgtagacggtaatgttttctcttggttcatttctcctggttcatgtcaaattaattttgataaataagtcgcacctgattataagtcgcaggaccagccaaactatgaactaaaagtgcgatttatagtccggaaaatacggtaaacgTACACCCTTTTACGAACAGATGCATACTGAACACAGTTAACAGCGAAAGCGAATCTATACGCCAATCATAAACCAAGATCAGATCTTAGAAAGCACCTAGAGCTGCAAGAGTCCCCAAAAGGGAAAAGCCAAAGCAAGAGCAAGCCTAAGTTGCTAGTCTACTAAACTCCTCACACTGGTTTTTCACTCACGTTCATGAACTTTCTGAAGGGCACAAACTGCACAATGTCACGTACGGCCGGTTCTCCCGTGATAGACCTCAGTCGCCCATCATCTCCGTCCAGAATCTCCATATCTGTGAAGTCGGCTTTGCCTACGCCCACAATGATGATTGACATGGGCAAGCGGGAGGCGGCCACTATAGCTCCACGCGTCTGGTCCATGTCTGTGATCACTCCGTCCGTGATGATCAGCAGGACAAAGTATTGCTGAAACAGATAGAGGGCGGAGTCAGAAAGACATAAAGCGTCAGTGTGTATATACTATTTGGGTTTGGGTTGAATCTCACCGACGCTGTCTTCTGCTGTAAAGCCTGCTGTGCGAAACTAGCCATGTGGTTAATAATGGGAGCGAAGTTCGTAGGCCCGTAAAGGTTGACCTGAGGAAGGCACATCCTGTAGGCCTCCACCACACCCTCCACACCTACAAGAAGAGAAATACAACCGGCTGTTTATACACATCATTTCCTGTCAAGTCCAGAGGGTTGAAGTCTGATATTGTGACATACCAGCACAAAACGGATTTGCGGGATTGAAGTTGAGAGGGAACTCATGAGAcacctgaaataaaaaaacaacctttAGTAAAACTGAGGCTTCTGGGAGTTTttcacaacaacagcagcagatgGCATTTAATTTACCTGCCATGAAGGAGGAATCTGGGCGCCAAATCCAAACGCAGGAAACATTTTGTCACtacaggaaaagaaagaaagaattagaACTATGgcttttttatttgaaagtatggtgaataaatatattactgGTGTCCTTGTACCTGTCATAGTCCTGGACCACGAGCCCAACTGACCAGATGGCTGAGAGATATTCATTCACACCTTGAGGACTGATGTAATGTAAAGAATCGGGTGACCTGGGGTCACCATTTGACCCTGTGAAGTCTATGCCCACCTGGAAGAAAGATGTGATGGGATGACACGAGTTACCATCCTTCAGCATGAGGGAATATAATTCATAGAGACATAGTATATTCAGTATAGTTCTATGTAtgtctgtctttttatttatcataactgaaataataaaaaaatatttcattaaaatcgaaaaaatgtatttagtattattattgttgtttttataaataatgcgttcatattattttataatatatattataacatgttGTTCCAACATAcagcaaattaattaaatttattgagacataatataaacaaatataatccaaaataatcatataaaaattatttatataaaaatatcaaaatgcatttattattggctaacattattgtttttataataatgcaCTGATCtagctttttaaatatatatatgataaaatattactacaacatggaatttacataatttaacataCTATGCTTTATCTGCAAATATAATTCTACACAAATATGTGTCTTTTTATCTatactaaattaaacaaataaataaaaagataataaataaataaaacaaggataacttatattgtatttattatttagtatgatttctttttataaaaaaaattctttttattcataatattaaatgtagaatcttttttttacatttaattgaacATATTGCTCCAACATgaaggaatttatttattttatagatacATAATACATGCAATATTATtatgataaacaaaaaaaaaatagaaaaatgaagTCAGCATTTTGAGATATAATAGACTATATACTTAATTATATTTGACTTGTTACCTGTTAGTGATGTCGTAAATATTTCATGTGTTTTATGAAACAAGTTATGACAGCCACTGTGTGAATGATTATGTTTCAACAACAAATAGCAATTGTATCATTtagaagttaattaaaaaacgGCATTATGTGCAATTTACGTTTGCAAAGACTGAATGTTGGTTATTATAGTTACAAATATTTGGGCTCTGTTGTTAACTGTAACCTTATAGTAGTTTAATGTAAAAGGACTCcctatattttttgtgaaaaaatagtTAATGACTTACAGTGAAATTTATCTCGCAGCCTCCCATGATGTAGTCCAAAAAGGTGTATTCCCTGGTAATCTGAGACAGCAAACACAATCATGTCTAGAAAAGTTTGCATTGGGTTTAATACTGAACGTTGAGAATAAAATCCGACGAGTGTGTTAATGTGACACAGTACCTGACAAAGCTTCACACTCACGACTCCCGAGTTCTTataatttttcttcttctgtttctttTTACTGTTTATGCACTCAAACTCTGCCTGCAGGAGAAAATCAGCTTCCTTAGTTCAGGACCATTCAGAAATCCATCAGGTAATGAAATCAAAATTGCGTTGAGGATCATCTCACCGGAGCGCTGCGGGATGCCTCTTGCAGACGCTTCATATTGGTCTCAAAAATCCCTATCAAATCATGAGATCCATCGTTGTCATAATCGTAACATTCAACCTAGAGAGGGTTGAAAATACAGCATGAAGTGATCTGAAGGGAATGAGACTAGAGGGCAAAAGAGGTCATGCAAAAAGTGAAGAATGAAGAACCATAGCACAGGTCTATTGGTCTCTTCATTCAAAAATGAGTAAGACACCAGCAGAACAGCACACCACACAGGACGTCTCTAAATGAATGAATAGATGAAAGATGTTGGATGCCCTGCCACTTTCCACATTTCATAAGGTTAGATATATGACGAAACCTGTTGTGAAAGAATATTTTAGCAGCCATGTGTTCTCTGAATCCTTCACTGAGAAAAGCagtcatttgaaaaaaataaaattatatatatatatatatatatatatatatatatatatatatatatatatatatatatatatatatatatatatatatatatatatatatatatttaacagtatttacaACTGTTTTGTGGAatgcagaagaaaataaaaatatatcttatttttcaaaaagttaaacatttaaaaatcgccataaatcatcatatttttatttgtactcaACAGTtacctttaaatatttaatacaaaataaaattggtaagtaaaaaaactgtttgattacaataaattatattcaatttaaaaattattttaactgcATAATGTATATGTTATATAATCTTTGTTATACGTTTACATCCTGCTTTTACTGCTTATGTACATGtacgttttttttctctttttcacaaTGCTTTATCCAAAATAATAGGGTTTGAGAGAAGGTCCCCCCAACTTCAGCCTTATGAACTCACCTTTCATTCATTACTTTTTGAAACTATTTGGTTAGGGTTTCTTTAACctttcaaatgaaatggtgagGTTTTAAAATTCACAGATTCGAATGCCACTGTTTCCTGTGAACAACCCTAAAGACTTCAACACGTGAAAGGGGTTGAAATGACCTCATTCAGGAATCAACAGTTGGACAGAATAGCTCTATACAGATCTATGAAGGACAAACTAGCAGCTcttcagtgacacacacacatttgcaaatGAAAAATACCTGCTCTTTTTCCGACAGTCACTTTTCCTTTAAGATGCTTTTGCAAGAAAAATCACAAAGTCAAGAACACTGATTGTAAGCCACCAAACACCCTCTGACTGACAAAGCAAAGCCAGAGTTTTACAGCGTCTCTACGGTCAAGCCAGAACTATTAAAGATTGGCCAGCCTTTCATATGACACTTGTGTTAGCAACAGagagctttttaatgttttaatgttttaatagcCAGTAACCACAGACTCTACCTTGATTGGTTTCTCCATGTCTCCTGCACAGAGAGACTGTAGAGGGATTTTAAAAGGCCTCCAGCAAGGGTTCAAGTTATTCTTCACAACCTGGTATGAAAGATAaccattaacatttataataaacattaacgAGTCAATGCACCGCATCTAAACCAACACACAACACAAGATGCACCTCAGTTCTGTGAGCAAGCTGCCAGCCTGTTTCCGTCTGCCTGTAAAATTCCAGGTAGGGGTCTGATTTTCCAAAGAAATCCTGCAGGGAAACCCAAATTTAGACACTGAATGCATCTTACAGTTTAAAAGTAAGGCAAATTCACAAACTCACATCTCATGTCTTACCTTTTTGTCCAGTTTTCTGGCCTGCATCTCAAAATCCACTACTCTGTTGTCCTTGATTTCCTCCGCACTGATCTGaagtgaatataaatatagaaatttttcctttttgtatattgtataattgttttattgagTAAAGACATATTCAATTCTTTAAACGTGACAgttttttgaaaagtttttttttttcaaatcatcaaagaatcctgaaagaaactGCATTgcggtttcaacaaaaatataaactagcacaaaaacattgtacattgataataatattaataaatgtgtgttgatcagcaaatcagcatattagaatcatttctgaaataCCAtgtgtgtcatgattctgccctcgtgtccttgatttttccctagtcttgaggcaggatcctgacagacccgtgttttgtgtacaagcatatggccttgtctttgggccatgtgcttgtgttgtctcgttcccttgccccgccccccttgttatcctagtgtTATCGTGATTGCtgtatctgtgtcacctgtcgtgtcttaattagttcccctatttagatctcctagtgtgctctgtctttggtcggttcattgtacctcatatgtgttcaATTGAGATTGTTCCACACTGTGAGTGTTCGTACATGTGAGTGTTCGTACATGTGAGTGTTCGTACATGTGAGTGTTCGTACATGTGAGTGTTCGTACATGTGAGTGTTCGTACATGTGAGTGTTCGTACATGTGAGTGTTCGTACATGTGAGTGTTCGTACATGTGAGTGTTCGTACATGTGAGTGTTCGTACATGTGAGTGTTCGTACATGTGAGTGTTCGTACATGTGAGTGTTCGTACATGTGAGTGTTCGTACATGTGAGTGTTCGTACATGTGAgcccagtcctgtttagttatttagtctttaccttagtcagtgttttccccctcgtgggttttgttttcccctttgtGTAAATAAACCCTCTGTGTAACCtgattcctgtctgcacttgagttcctccctttgCCGAACCCTGACAATGTGACACTAaggaatggagtaatgatgctaaacaaaaatgcaactttacatcacgggaataaattacattttaaaataaagcagttattttaaattgtagtaatagttcacaatattactgattttactgtattgttgactaaaatgcagccttggtgaaaatctgtattatgttttaaaaagtcCACCATCAATTTTATCCACAATAAGCTGGTGTTCTTTATCATAACAACTTTATGGAAAAATATTATTGTCTAGCAACCACACAGAGAGTAAATGTGATGAAATATCATGAACATTCACCGTAATTGTTCCCTTTCCTGCAGGTCTCTTGTTCTTCAGCACTAAAGGTCTCGTCAGCTTGCTACTGGAAACAATCTGTGTAGAAAACACACACCAGACAATGTCATGGAGTAAAAATGGCTTCAAAACATGGATGTTTAGGATCTTTGGTGGTCTTACCTGTCCCAGCGAGCACTCGAACTCACCCAGGAAGTCGTCATCGCTCAAGTCAACGGTTTTATTGTCAATATCGTAAACGCTGAATCTGAGTTTCTGAACAACCTCGAAGTAGTAATCGACAACAAACTTCTTGGCAAATTTGGGGTTCAAGCAGTTCTTAACCCTCTCAGTGCGATTGACCTAGGAAACAAAACATTCCCATTCCCAAATATGCCCAGGCATCCACATAGATATCTGAACTATGTGCACAACAAGTGACCTGACCTCAAACCACTGGTCTCCCGATGTGTTCATGAGCAGGACACACAGCGGGTCAGATTTGGAGCACACATCCATGTCCAGCAGGTTTTCACAGGAGACTgtcagctccaccttggtcacACACGACGCAGCCATtggactgatctgtttacatggaAACTTGATAAAAGCTTTTGGAAAAATAACAGCACTTTCTATGCCACAAACTGGTAGATAATCATAGGAACATTCCAGTGGTTTCAGTATTTCCCTTTGTGCTTGATAACATTGCATGTTGTGGCCTCTGTAACCAATATTTAATCAGGCCAAGCTGCAATATAGATATATATCACTGACTTAATTTCTTAGGGTTAGTTAAATGTACCTAGACATGTACCGGTTGAAAACACTTTGACAGAGCTAGTTTTAGTTTCCCACGCTACTTATCTGTTTAATTAGCCTAACTTGTCAGAACACATTCTGATTGAATCAGACCGGTTCTGTATTTAAAGAATGACATGTGTTTAGTTTAGAAtcaataatgaatttatttactGTCGCTGATGTTGCTTCGTT
Proteins encoded in this window:
- the LOC113042551 gene encoding copine-3-like isoform X2 is translated as MAASCVTKVELTVSCENLLDMDVCSKSDPLCVLLMNTSGDQWFEVNRTERVKNCLNPKFAKKFVVDYYFEVVQKLRFSVYDIDNKTVDLSDDDFLGEFECSLGQIVSSSKLTRPLVLKNKRPAGKGTITISAEEIKDNRVVDFEMQARKLDKKDFFGKSDPYLEFYRQTETGWQLAHRTEVVKNNLNPCWRPFKIPLQSLCAGDMEKPIKVECYDYDNDGSHDLIGIFETNMKRLQEASRSAPAEFECINSKKKQKKKNYKNSGVVSVKLCQITREYTFLDYIMGGCEINFTVGIDFTGSNGDPRSPDSLHYISPQGVNEYLSAIWSVGLVVQDYDSDKMFPAFGFGAQIPPSWQVSHEFPLNFNPANPFCAGVEGVVEAYRMCLPQVNLYGPTNFAPIINHMASFAQQALQQKTASQYFVLLIITDGVITDMDQTRGAIVAASRLPMSIIIVGVGKADFTDMEILDGDDGRLRSITGEPAVRDIVQFVPFRKFMNAPREMLAQCVLAELPQQVTSYFRYINLSPPHEPKQS
- the LOC113042551 gene encoding copine-3-like isoform X1 yields the protein MAASCVTKVELTVSCENLLDMDVCSKSDPLCVLLMNTSGDQWFEVNRTERVKNCLNPKFAKKFVVDYYFEVVQKLRFSVYDIDNKTVDLSDDDFLGEFECSLGQIVSSSKLTRPLVLKNKRPAGKGTITISAEEIKDNRVVDFEMQARKLDKKDFFGKSDPYLEFYRQTETGWQLAHRTEVVKNNLNPCWRPFKIPLQSLCAGDMEKPIKVECYDYDNDGSHDLIGIFETNMKRLQEASRSAPAEFECINSKKKQKKKNYKNSGVVSVKLCQITREYTFLDYIMGGCEINFTVGIDFTGSNGDPRSPDSLHYISPQGVNEYLSAIWSVGLVVQDYDSDKMFPAFGFGAQIPPSWQVSHEFPLNFNPANPFCAGVEGVVEAYRMCLPQVNLYGPTNFAPIINHMASFAQQALQQKTASQYFVLLIITDGVITDMDQTRGAIVAASRLPMSIIIVGVGKADFTDMEILDGDDGRLRSITGEPAVRDIVQFVPFRKFMNSPKEELSKCVLAEVPGQVVNFFKMMKLPPPTSNTPVEAQNGPTQN